One region of Arcobacter sp. CECT 8983 genomic DNA includes:
- a CDS encoding FliM/FliN family flagellar motor switch protein: protein MEISERDYDLLVDTEITVDVMLGSANVTIKEFLELSEGDIISLDKQAGSGGDIFVNKRIIGTGDIIVIDEKLAVRVQEAMDSDNVVRYFFDEKAN from the coding sequence ATGGAAATTAGTGAAAGAGATTATGACCTATTAGTAGATACAGAAATTACTGTTGATGTTATGCTAGGAAGTGCAAATGTTACTATAAAAGAGTTTTTAGAACTTTCAGAAGGTGACATTATATCTTTAGATAAGCAAGCTGGTTCAGGTGGTGATATCTTTGTAAATAAAAGAATTATCGGTACAGGTGATATCATTGTAATTGACGAAAAACTAGCAGTAAGAGTTCAAGAAGCAATGGATTCTGATAATGTAGTTAGATATTTCTTTGATGAAAAAGCAAACTAG
- a CDS encoding motility protein A, with protein sequence MDKSTAGGLAGGWALVSLAIILGGVGFGPYLDVPSVIIVIGGTLSVTAGQFEASDLKRIVPSLKVAFNEVKVESLPELIEKITFYATEIKKHGVMHIEQKVLEEDNPFFKEAFQLLVDGTKAETLTPLLETKLEYMEKRHTTMHKVFANIGGTSGSMGMIGTLVGLVAMLANLSDPASVGPAMAVALLTTMYGALIGTLFAGLIESKLSQKHAKEVESCEVIILGASMIAAEESIGNIKMQLNAILVDDGEE encoded by the coding sequence ATGGATAAGAGTACTGCAGGTGGATTGGCTGGTGGTTGGGCCTTAGTTTCCCTGGCCATTATATTAGGTGGAGTTGGTTTTGGACCTTATTTGGATGTACCTTCTGTAATTATTGTTATTGGTGGAACTTTATCAGTAACTGCTGGGCAGTTTGAGGCAAGTGATTTAAAAAGAATTGTACCTTCACTAAAAGTAGCTTTTAATGAAGTTAAAGTTGAATCTTTACCTGAATTAATTGAAAAAATCACTTTTTATGCTACTGAGATCAAAAAGCATGGTGTGATGCATATTGAACAAAAAGTTTTAGAAGAAGATAATCCTTTTTTTAAAGAAGCTTTCCAATTATTAGTTGATGGTACAAAAGCAGAAACTTTAACTCCTTTATTAGAAACAAAACTAGAATATATGGAAAAAAGACATACTACTATGCATAAAGTATTTGCAAATATTGGTGGAACATCTGGTTCTATGGGTATGATTGGTACTTTAGTTGGACTTGTTGCAATGCTTGCAAACTTATCTGATCCAGCATCAGTTGGTCCTGCTATGGCAGTAGCTTTACTTACTACAATGTATGGAGCTTTAATTGGTACATTATTTGCAGGCTTAATTGAGAGTAAATTATCGCAAAAACATGCAAAAGAAGTTGAGTCTTGTGAAGTAATCATTTTAGGTGCAAGTATGATTGCAGCGGAAGAATCAATAGGTAATATTAAAATGCAACTAAATGCAATCTTAGTTGATGATGGAGAAGAGTAA
- a CDS encoding FliM/FliN family flagellar motor switch protein, protein MASDLSSFLKDELANTLEQLLSKSTTVDSVSPLDVNSLDDSQCIEVSVKFEFSSISSTWKFYIPSLTATKFEYFMLGGMGDLKEHIDDEIADAVNEIISNVCGSLCTSVNAQGFPDVSSIKSEVLDFSIKSCSDIEDNDRTYNLDLALDGEKLPIYLSLDEIILPYLSSITGYDDSSNHEVVTAPQNASSSSSVASTQPAMSPSVSAISSLLSEDSAENLQILFNIKLKLSVRLGTKNFLLKDILRWDIGEIIELEQMVNEPLDILVNGVKIGEGEAVIVEGKFGLKIKNIGDGSTKLSQIGI, encoded by the coding sequence TTGGCGTCTGATTTATCAAGTTTTTTAAAAGATGAACTAGCTAATACTTTAGAGCAATTATTGTCTAAAAGCACAACTGTTGATTCAGTATCACCATTGGATGTTAATAGTTTAGATGATTCTCAATGTATTGAGGTATCGGTTAAGTTTGAGTTTTCATCAATTAGTTCAACTTGGAAGTTTTATATACCTTCTCTTACTGCAACTAAATTTGAGTACTTTATGCTTGGTGGAATGGGTGACTTAAAAGAGCATATTGATGATGAAATTGCAGATGCAGTAAATGAAATAATTTCTAATGTATGTGGTAGTTTATGTACTTCTGTAAATGCACAAGGTTTTCCTGATGTATCTTCAATTAAATCTGAAGTTTTAGATTTTTCAATAAAATCATGTTCAGATATTGAAGATAATGACAGAACTTATAATTTAGATTTAGCATTAGATGGTGAGAAATTACCAATTTATTTATCTTTAGACGAAATAATTTTGCCTTATTTATCATCAATAACTGGATATGATGACTCTTCTAACCATGAAGTAGTAACAGCTCCACAAAATGCATCTAGTAGTTCAAGTGTAGCTTCTACTCAACCTGCTATGAGTCCTAGTGTAAGTGCAATAAGTTCTTTATTATCAGAGGATTCAGCTGAAAACTTACAAATTTTATTTAATATCAAACTAAAATTAAGTGTAAGACTTGGAACTAAAAATTTCTTATTAAAAGATATTTTAAGATGGGATATTGGTGAAATTATTGAGTTAGAACAAATGGTAAATGAGCCTTTAGATATTTTAGTAAATGGCGTTAAAATTGGTGAAGGTGAAGCTGTTATTGTTGAAGGTAAATTTGGTCTAAAAATAAAAAATATTGGCGATGGTTCAACAAAACTAAGTCAAATAGGAATATAA
- a CDS encoding tetratricopeptide repeat protein — protein MKKIYSLLFIILIVPIVAFSNEGKIDSQPEILFKYDKLKKDQEKFRLQVEFNKAILLLEKGEYKKAIESFKVTSDLLKVPSFLNIGIAYYKLGQIDNALLYLNNIYDYKEAIYSDTYSYISASYYLYLIKKEREYLETIVNITKKFKNLTEHSKRLVVDTFILLKNYELALKILETMDFPMNMKKALLYLKLKDYIKAETHLQRAKEETFNQDRINLIIWLMIYRDLKANDVQKLLDRLKELEKVKDNFKVNQEYPLKIFFNKAKYTPKEYLTFVTKFDKDRKIDFLFYFAPFVFSDKQEILYDISKGFIFNSEQNVESLEEMVKFNAKFIDVIKEDPIIRVNKMLSFLKEDSNSYIYYNLALCYAQISDFHNAYKYFSKAYKLNPGNKLYAVMTLISADKINRAIKDKEYIIQNIKSKNGMYKYFGQTIYKEYVDQKFSVVFDPLSYSETIFYKALDYLDKLAQNKITLEHPLFVEHYKDPLVYLMMSTIRRDGENDYNYFARLQDKTPLSINNNFLEGPLVITKYYIDLLKAIGLFQKADLSLSIDESPSYLRTKALRELHNSNPKKSLKILQNLQKKYKLEDKYTMYLIVAAQLEDKKYNEALLQISLIKAILKDPGADFLTGVQLIQDLKLNSASQYFTQPYKDSFIDFKLLNFDSLLESM, from the coding sequence TTGAAAAAGATATATAGTTTATTATTTATTATACTTATTGTGCCAATTGTAGCTTTTTCAAATGAGGGTAAAATTGATTCCCAACCAGAAATACTTTTTAAATATGATAAATTAAAAAAAGATCAAGAAAAATTTAGATTACAAGTAGAGTTCAATAAAGCTATTTTATTACTTGAAAAAGGTGAATATAAAAAAGCAATTGAAAGCTTTAAAGTTACTTCCGACTTATTAAAAGTTCCATCTTTTCTAAATATAGGAATTGCATATTACAAGCTAGGACAAATAGATAATGCTTTACTTTATTTAAATAATATTTATGACTATAAAGAGGCAATTTACTCAGATACTTATTCTTATATCTCTGCTAGTTATTATTTGTACTTAATAAAAAAAGAGAGAGAATACCTAGAAACCATTGTTAATATTACAAAAAAATTTAAAAATTTAACTGAGCATTCAAAAAGATTGGTTGTAGATACTTTTATTTTATTAAAAAATTATGAGTTGGCTTTAAAGATATTAGAAACTATGGATTTTCCAATGAATATGAAAAAAGCTTTACTTTATTTGAAATTAAAAGACTATATTAAAGCAGAAACACATTTGCAAAGAGCAAAAGAAGAAACCTTTAATCAAGATAGAATTAATTTAATTATTTGGCTAATGATTTATAGAGATTTAAAAGCAAATGATGTTCAGAAGTTATTAGATAGATTAAAAGAGTTAGAAAAAGTAAAAGATAATTTTAAAGTAAATCAAGAGTACCCTTTAAAAATATTTTTTAATAAAGCAAAATATACACCAAAAGAGTATCTAACTTTTGTAACAAAGTTTGACAAAGATAGAAAAATTGATTTCTTATTTTATTTTGCACCATTTGTATTTTCTGATAAGCAAGAAATTCTTTATGATATTTCAAAAGGATTTATTTTTAATAGTGAGCAAAATGTAGAAAGTTTAGAAGAAATGGTTAAGTTTAATGCTAAATTTATTGATGTAATAAAAGAAGACCCAATTATTAGGGTAAATAAAATGTTATCATTTTTAAAAGAAGACTCTAATTCTTATATTTACTATAATTTAGCTCTTTGTTATGCACAAATTAGTGATTTTCACAATGCATATAAGTATTTTTCAAAAGCATATAAGTTGAATCCAGGAAATAAATTATATGCGGTAATGACTTTAATTAGTGCAGATAAAATAAACCGAGCTATAAAAGATAAAGAATACATTATTCAAAATATAAAATCAAAGAATGGAATGTATAAATATTTTGGGCAAACTATATATAAAGAGTATGTAGATCAAAAGTTTAGTGTAGTTTTTGATCCTTTATCATATAGTGAAACAATTTTTTATAAGGCTTTAGATTATTTAGATAAATTAGCACAAAATAAAATTACCTTAGAGCATCCATTATTTGTGGAACATTACAAAGATCCATTAGTTTATTTAATGATGTCAACAATTAGACGAGATGGGGAAAATGATTATAATTATTTTGCAAGACTTCAAGATAAAACTCCTTTAAGTATTAATAATAACTTTTTAGAAGGACCTTTAGTTATTACTAAATATTACATAGATTTATTAAAAGCAATTGGGCTTTTTCAAAAAGCTGATCTATCTTTAAGTATAGATGAAAGCCCATCGTACTTGAGAACAAAAGCTTTAAGAGAGTTACATAATAGTAATCCTAAAAAGAGTTTGAAAATTTTACAAAATCTTCAAAAAAAGTATAAACTAGAAGATAAATATACTATGTATTTAATAGTAGCTGCACAATTAGAAGACAAAAAATACAATGAAGCATTACTTCAAATATCTTTAATTAAAGCAATTTTAAAAGATCCTGGTGCAGACTTTTTAACAGGGGTACAATTAATACAAGACCTAAAGTTAAATAGTGCATCACAATATTTCACTCAACCTTATAAAGACTCTTTTATTGATTTTAAACTTCTTAACTTTGATTCACTTTTAGAGTCAATGTAA
- a CDS encoding flagellin gives MELGRIAEIDNAQVNHTEKIKTVQEVDEKHKSIQDDQYKKVQGSLHETEKNEVILDNVKFGYNKQSQDFFVKVTRGDAEYKYPTEDMMRIKAHMLESINEEEKKNI, from the coding sequence ATGGAACTAGGAAGAATTGCTGAAATTGATAATGCACAAGTTAACCATACAGAAAAGATTAAAACTGTACAAGAAGTTGATGAAAAGCATAAGTCTATTCAGGATGACCAGTACAAAAAAGTACAAGGTTCATTACATGAAACAGAAAAAAATGAAGTTATACTAGATAATGTGAAATTCGGTTATAACAAACAATCTCAGGACTTTTTTGTAAAGGTTACAAGGGGTGATGCTGAGTATAAGTATCCTACTGAGGATATGATGAGAATAAAGGCTCATATGCTTGAGTCTATAAACGAAGAAGAAAAAAAGAATATATAA
- a CDS encoding flagellar hook-basal body complex protein, with product MIGALWTGISGLASHQAALDNESHNIANVNTIGYKSSRISFADQMYQDRIGKGSKILDAEKLYVQGSLKLTGVDYDMAINGDGFFTVKNTTSRGSGENYYTRAGNFRMGDNGTLQDAAGNEVQGWAMRAIDPNKDVVSTDPNNKTFTSDYTKLLTSKVIKYSNYIETITAKATDYNQSAKADSSTIYEGAGGKSKASKISDVEALVADYASWLQKLADNPDGGSASSIAQISQVNFKSGSDGLISKEGDQVYVYIDGKKISQNYISTSASQDFIDSLKTGKASVTGNNTSTATYSVDSPTNNTRYEIEINGTTVYYESDNDATTDEIRNGLKLAIEAESTLSGYTVNMPAAPDKTITISHADPIEISERTFDSLVPLDLDVAASRIATYRALADKISEIQGLRATMVSETNSTTGNNDVLEDSDNFKLSTSNMDMIKGILQIKSLIPGVAFDISEIGEISGNNTVAGDFQTTTVASAGEGVGALQSARDALARAITGNQRDVYTTADLKLDIPNIKNDFTYSISIFDKELDKIIPVPNDNGTPPQATNISIGDVDSVQDFVDKFNAQAALSSPMLSDYVEAVNINGNVVIQTLDNNYDVEFSGNLKGALPFYLDETSGITNSHTAPVAATSTIDTATLTFPGTFTYNYSGSSGSNTITLTGVTDINDLATKLQADPNIDTVTTSGTDIAITFADKTMDITASSLDDSDGGTAAVNDAVLPQNHTGGTTTSAINTATLTFPTTDNFVFYYEKADGTKGSVDIPAGTANETAMAALIQADSNITTAAFAGNTITITPANEDYAFTSTTLISDAPTSMLPLDKNNDYSGRQGAGAEFIELVNTIDQTTTQSSLQLKLDTLGISDSAFGEFSVDSTGLITMKQDGAEFAIGQVSIALFNNTRGLNPSGDNLLAKTNESGEPIYNLNNEKTAKIEGKTLELSTANLSESLVNLMVFQRAFEANAKSITTSDQLLNTLINLKR from the coding sequence ATGATCGGAGCATTATGGACAGGAATTTCAGGACTTGCGTCTCATCAAGCGGCGTTAGATAACGAATCACATAATATCGCGAATGTTAATACAATAGGTTATAAATCTTCAAGAATCTCTTTTGCAGATCAAATGTATCAAGATAGAATTGGTAAAGGTTCTAAAATACTTGATGCTGAAAAACTTTATGTACAAGGAAGCTTAAAGCTTACTGGAGTTGATTATGATATGGCAATTAATGGAGATGGTTTTTTTACAGTAAAAAACACTACTTCTAGAGGAAGTGGAGAAAATTATTATACCCGTGCTGGTAACTTCAGAATGGGTGATAATGGTACACTTCAAGATGCAGCTGGTAATGAAGTTCAAGGGTGGGCTATGAGAGCCATTGATCCAAATAAAGATGTTGTATCAACTGACCCAAATAACAAAACTTTTACTAGTGATTATACTAAGCTTTTAACATCAAAAGTAATTAAATATTCAAACTATATAGAGACAATTACAGCTAAAGCAACTGATTATAATCAAAGTGCAAAAGCAGACTCATCAACTATTTATGAAGGAGCAGGTGGAAAAAGTAAAGCATCAAAAATTTCTGATGTGGAAGCTTTAGTTGCTGATTATGCTTCTTGGCTTCAAAAACTTGCAGATAATCCTGATGGAGGAAGTGCAAGCTCAATTGCTCAAATTTCTCAAGTAAACTTTAAATCAGGTTCTGATGGACTTATCTCTAAAGAAGGAGATCAAGTATATGTATATATAGATGGAAAGAAAATTTCTCAAAACTATATTTCTACTTCAGCATCTCAAGATTTCATTGATAGTTTAAAAACAGGAAAAGCTTCTGTTACAGGTAATAATACATCAACAGCAACTTATTCTGTAGATAGCCCAACTAATAATACAAGATATGAAATTGAAATAAATGGAACAACTGTATATTATGAGAGTGATAATGATGCAACTACAGATGAAATTAGAAATGGACTTAAGCTTGCAATAGAAGCAGAAAGTACTCTTTCAGGGTATACTGTAAATATGCCTGCTGCACCTGATAAAACAATTACTATCTCTCATGCAGACCCAATTGAAATTTCAGAAAGAACTTTTGATAGTCTTGTACCTCTTGATTTAGATGTAGCTGCAAGTAGAATTGCTACATATAGAGCTTTAGCTGATAAAATTTCAGAAATTCAAGGTCTTAGAGCTACTATGGTTAGTGAGACAAACTCTACAACTGGAAATAATGATGTTTTAGAAGATAGTGATAACTTTAAGTTATCTACATCTAATATGGATATGATAAAAGGGATTCTTCAAATTAAATCTTTAATTCCTGGTGTAGCTTTTGATATTTCTGAAATAGGTGAGATATCTGGTAATAATACTGTTGCAGGTGATTTCCAAACTACAACTGTAGCTTCTGCTGGTGAAGGTGTTGGAGCACTTCAAAGTGCGAGAGATGCCCTTGCAAGAGCAATTACAGGAAATCAAAGGGATGTATATACTACAGCTGATTTAAAATTAGATATACCTAATATCAAAAATGACTTTACATATTCTATTTCAATCTTTGATAAAGAACTAGATAAAATTATTCCTGTACCAAATGATAATGGAACACCTCCTCAAGCTACAAATATTAGTATTGGCGATGTTGATAGTGTTCAAGATTTTGTAGATAAATTTAATGCACAAGCAGCTTTATCTAGTCCTATGTTATCTGATTATGTAGAAGCAGTAAATATCAATGGAAATGTTGTAATTCAAACATTAGATAATAATTATGATGTTGAGTTTAGTGGAAACTTAAAAGGTGCATTGCCATTTTATTTAGATGAAACTTCAGGAATTACTAACTCTCATACAGCTCCTGTAGCGGCAACTTCTACTATTGATACAGCAACGCTAACTTTCCCAGGTACATTCACATATAATTATAGTGGTTCAAGTGGTTCTAATACTATTACTCTAACAGGAGTAACAGATATCAATGATTTAGCTACAAAATTACAAGCAGATCCAAATATTGATACTGTTACAACATCGGGAACAGATATAGCAATTACTTTTGCAGATAAAACAATGGATATAACTGCTTCATCATTAGATGATTCAGATGGTGGTACTGCAGCTGTAAATGATGCTGTGCTTCCTCAAAATCACACAGGAGGAACAACAACTTCTGCAATTAATACAGCAACATTAACATTCCCTACAACTGATAATTTTGTATTCTATTATGAAAAAGCAGATGGTACAAAAGGTAGTGTGGATATTCCAGCAGGAACAGCTAATGAAACAGCTATGGCTGCATTAATCCAAGCAGATTCTAATATTACTACAGCTGCATTTGCCGGAAATACAATAACTATTACTCCTGCAAATGAAGATTATGCATTTACTTCTACAACATTAATTTCAGATGCACCTACTTCTATGTTACCACTTGATAAAAACAATGATTACAGTGGAAGACAAGGTGCAGGAGCTGAGTTTATTGAATTAGTAAATACAATTGATCAAACTACGACTCAAAGTTCACTTCAATTAAAACTTGATACTTTAGGTATCTCTGATTCAGCATTCGGAGAGTTTTCTGTAGATAGTACAGGACTTATTACAATGAAACAAGACGGTGCAGAGTTTGCTATTGGTCAAGTTTCAATTGCATTGTTTAATAATACAAGAGGGTTAAATCCAAGTGGAGACAACCTACTAGCAAAAACAAATGAATCTGGGGAACCAATCTATAACCTAAATAATGAGAAAACTGCTAAAATTGAAGGTAAAACTTTAGAACTTTCAACAGCAAATTTATCTGAGAGTTTAGTTAACTTAATGGTATTCCAAAGAGCATTTGAAGCAAATGCTAAATCAATTACTACATCAGATCAATTACTAAACACACTAATCAATCTAAAAAGATAA
- a CDS encoding FliH/SctL family protein produces MNKANVYSNAKVVKNSEVQEYQLGTFVKDEAGQTQQVNIPTSVLNTSNINGDMEAVLSEIKNLSTQLTQMNQKVTSLENAGVKEKDIDAQVVQAIKDLKHYANFFEQATFQMETKLLKTSISIAQKIIAIEIGQNSAAIAKQTISHLLEKIKNASKVKIHLNPKDYQVLKDELNLENFIQLVDDPNVTAGGVVIASDLGNFDGNIEAKVNTMLESLDNVL; encoded by the coding sequence ATGAATAAAGCAAATGTATACTCAAATGCAAAAGTTGTAAAAAACAGTGAAGTTCAAGAGTACCAATTAGGTACTTTTGTTAAAGATGAAGCTGGACAAACACAACAGGTTAATATTCCAACATCTGTACTAAATACAAGTAATATCAATGGTGATATGGAAGCTGTACTAAGTGAAATAAAAAATTTAAGTACTCAACTTACTCAAATGAATCAAAAAGTTACTAGTCTTGAAAATGCAGGAGTAAAAGAGAAAGATATAGATGCACAAGTTGTTCAAGCTATAAAAGATTTAAAACATTATGCAAACTTTTTTGAACAAGCAACTTTTCAGATGGAAACAAAACTTCTTAAAACATCTATTTCAATAGCACAAAAAATTATTGCAATAGAAATTGGACAAAACTCAGCAGCAATTGCAAAACAAACTATTTCTCATCTTTTAGAGAAGATAAAGAATGCTTCAAAAGTTAAGATACATTTGAATCCAAAAGATTATCAAGTATTAAAAGATGAACTAAATTTAGAAAATTTTATTCAATTAGTTGACGATCCCAACGTAACAGCAGGTGGAGTAGTTATAGCTAGTGATTTAGGAAACTTTGATGGCAATATTGAAGCTAAAGTTAATACTATGCTTGAATCTTTAGATAATGTCTTATAA
- a CDS encoding flagellar hook-basal body complex protein: protein MISGLWNGISGLSAFERALSSQSNNVTNSNTIGHKSDRVSFADMMYQSGYGKGVNIQSVQKDFSQGGLKDTGNDLDVAIEGRGFFVVNDPLTGETFYTRAGNFKMGADGTLQTVDNKKIYGSSPALTNLVSSDGSTQFNSDYSVDISSKQISTSDYLESINAKATDYTKTAKDSGVSGSGFKDKDSKISDIQALITNYKEKLELFASDPNATSQASTSQQNQISYSTFLTDLQDTDDFVEVTVDGEKVRQYFDTDVQTTMNLFADKLSSVIGLTASVDATGLVTIDSLIPGKSFDIREAAINTSSPAITETISPSNGTGRAMLDDAREALKNALEAADAKLIEMTHTIPSSGAALGAIGELQLKLDSLGITEDVFGNLSIENGAIYAKDGDNKFLIGKLETVMFTNPNGLDPQGNNLYRATKEAGEMMNASNVNNLVGSSVELSNTNLGEGLVDLMVYQRAFEASSKSITTSDEFLKTAIQLKK from the coding sequence ATGATTAGTGGATTATGGAATGGAATATCTGGACTTAGTGCCTTTGAAAGAGCATTAAGTTCTCAATCAAATAATGTTACAAACTCTAATACAATCGGACATAAGTCAGATAGAGTTAGTTTTGCAGATATGATGTATCAATCAGGCTATGGAAAAGGTGTAAATATTCAATCTGTACAAAAAGACTTTTCACAAGGTGGACTTAAAGATACAGGAAATGATTTAGATGTTGCCATTGAAGGAAGAGGTTTTTTTGTTGTAAATGATCCCTTAACCGGAGAGACTTTCTACACAAGAGCTGGAAACTTTAAAATGGGTGCTGATGGAACACTTCAAACAGTAGATAACAAAAAAATATATGGTTCTTCTCCTGCTTTAACTAATTTAGTTAGCTCTGATGGTTCAACACAGTTTAACTCAGATTATAGTGTGGATATTAGTTCAAAACAAATCTCTACATCAGACTATTTAGAATCAATAAATGCAAAAGCTACAGATTATACTAAAACTGCAAAAGATAGTGGTGTTTCAGGAAGTGGATTTAAAGATAAAGATTCAAAAATTTCTGATATCCAAGCTCTTATTACAAATTATAAAGAAAAATTAGAACTTTTTGCAAGTGATCCTAATGCAACTAGTCAAGCCTCTACATCTCAACAAAATCAAATCTCTTATAGCACTTTTTTAACAGATTTACAAGATACAGATGATTTTGTAGAAGTTACAGTTGATGGTGAAAAAGTAAGACAATATTTTGATACTGATGTTCAAACTACAATGAATCTTTTTGCTGATAAATTATCTTCTGTAATAGGTTTAACAGCAAGTGTTGATGCTACTGGACTTGTAACAATAGATTCTTTAATCCCTGGGAAAAGCTTTGATATAAGAGAAGCTGCAATAAATACTAGTTCACCTGCAATAACTGAGACAATATCTCCATCAAATGGTACTGGAAGAGCAATGCTTGATGATGCTAGAGAGGCTTTAAAAAATGCATTAGAAGCAGCAGATGCCAAATTAATTGAAATGACCCATACTATTCCTAGTAGTGGTGCTGCTTTAGGTGCAATAGGAGAATTACAATTAAAACTTGATAGTTTAGGTATAACAGAAGATGTATTTGGTAATTTATCTATAGAAAATGGAGCAATATATGCAAAGGATGGGGATAATAAGTTTTTAATAGGAAAATTAGAAACTGTTATGTTTACTAATCCTAATGGATTAGATCCTCAAGGAAATAATTTATATAGGGCAACTAAAGAGGCAGGAGAAATGATGAATGCATCTAACGTAAATAATTTAGTTGGTTCATCAGTAGAACTTAGTAATACAAACTTAGGTGAGGGTTTAGTTGATTTAATGGTATATCAAAGAGCATTTGAAGCAAGTTCTAAATCAATTACAACATCTGATGAGTTTCTTAAAACAGCAATACAACTAAAGAAATAA
- a CDS encoding flagellar hook assembly protein FlgD: MAVENNVTVNSSRGADGNSYTTSVANDELTNNDFLRLMLEQLKMQDPTKPMDSEQMLTTQMQMSSINTNLETIKTMQYLADSFKQSNISNAATIIGKNIEDGNVGDNGVTKAYTVNSVETVDGEVILKARQILYIEDQVRDKDGNYVFYDVKGQILDENGKPTGKKVALEDPGRVIIDKDGNPVILDENNEIIEDSGYTVDGSTMPVYSDQLSAIPFSQVTKIF, encoded by the coding sequence ATGGCAGTAGAAAATAATGTAACAGTTAATAGTTCAAGGGGAGCAGATGGCAATTCATATACTACTTCTGTAGCTAATGATGAACTAACAAACAATGACTTTTTAAGATTAATGTTAGAACAGCTTAAAATGCAAGATCCTACAAAACCTATGGATTCTGAACAAATGCTTACTACTCAAATGCAAATGTCAAGTATCAATACCAATCTTGAAACAATTAAAACAATGCAGTATCTTGCTGATTCTTTTAAGCAATCAAATATCTCTAATGCAGCAACAATAATAGGTAAAAATATAGAAGATGGAAATGTTGGTGATAATGGAGTTACTAAAGCATATACTGTAAATTCAGTAGAAACTGTAGATGGAGAAGTTATATTAAAAGCGCGACAAATTTTATATATTGAAGACCAAGTAAGAGATAAAGATGGTAATTATGTTTTTTATGATGTAAAAGGTCAAATATTAGATGAAAATGGTAAACCAACTGGGAAAAAAGTTGCGTTAGAAGATCCAGGAAGGGTAATCATAGATAAAGATGGAAATCCTGTAATTTTAGATGAAAATAATGAAATCATTGAAGATTCAGGATATACAGTAGATGGAAGTACTATGCCTGTTTATTCTGACCAATTGTCTGCTATTCCTTTTTCTCAAGTTACTAAAATATTCTAA